In the genome of Cryptomeria japonica chromosome 8, Sugi_1.0, whole genome shotgun sequence, one region contains:
- the LOC131029939 gene encoding uncharacterized protein LOC131029939 isoform X3, whose product MEKIQHKFVNVGELKLHVAEIGSGPDVLLLHGFPEIWYSWRHQMIALADAGFHAIAPDFRGFGLSDQPSQIENASFVDLVEDLANLVDALGIQKEPGKGLADFGRFDVKAVVRNTYTLFSGSELPVAEEGKEIMDLYDPATPLPSWFTEDDLKTYSSLYEKSGFAYPLQLTYVGISRNWGKLEEITDYTIKSPSFVIMGTKDYILKFPGMEYYINSEMLKSDVPNLEVQFLSEGSHFVQEQFPQEVNKLLIGFLNQQLQC is encoded by the exons ATGGAGAAAATACAACACAAGTTTGTTAATGTTGGAGAGCTCAAATTACATGTTGCAGAGATTGGATCAG GTCCAGATGTGCTGCTGCTGCATGGATTTCCTGAAATCTGGTATTCATGGCGCCATCAGATGATTGCCTTAGCAGATGCAGGATTTCATGCAATTGCACCTGACTTCAGGGGTTTTGGACTCTCTGATCAGCCTTCTCAAATTGAGAATGCCAGCTTTGTGGATCTGGTGGAAGACCTGGCAAACCTTGTGGATGCCTTAGGTATTCAGAAA GAGCCTGGAAAAGGTTTGGCAGATTTTGGGCGTTTTGATGTAAAAGCAGTGGTAAGGAATACATATACCCTTTTCTCTGGAAGTGAACTACCAGTAGCAGAGGAGGGTAAAGAGATCATGGACCTCTATGACCCTGCAACTCCTCTGCCATCTTGGTTTACTGAGGATGACCTGAAAACATACTCAAGCCTGTATGAGAAATCAGGTTTTGCTTACCCTCTGCAACTTACATACGTTGGCATTTCCAG GAACTGGGGCAAACTGGAGGAGATCACAGACTATACTATTAAAAGTCCCAGCTTTGTGATAATGGGTACCAAAGACTATATCCTAAAATTTCCAGGAATGGAGTATTACATCAATAGTGAGATGCTCAAGTCCGATGTCCCCAATCTGGAGGTCCAATTCTTGTCCGAGGGAAGTCACTTTGTTCAAGAACAATTCCCGCAGGAAGTGAATAAGCTTCTAATTGGCTTCCTCAATCAGCAGTTGCAATGctaa
- the LOC131029939 gene encoding uncharacterized protein LOC131029939 isoform X1 — protein sequence MEKIQHKFVNVGELKLHVAEIGSGPDVLLLHGFPEIWYSWRHQMIALADAGFHAIAPDFRGFGLSDQPSQIENASFVDLVEDLANLVDALGIQKVFVVGKDFGAGIAYYFYLLHPERVRGIVTLGVPYIRPGPQTIHLDSFPQGFYIRHWQEPGKGLADFGRFDVKAVVRNTYTLFSGSELPVAEEGKEIMDLYDPATPLPSWFTEDDLKTYSSLYEKSGFAYPLQLTYVGISRNWGKLEEITDYTIKSPSFVIMGTKDYILKFPGMEYYINSEMLKSDVPNLEVQFLSEGSHFVQEQFPQEVNKLLIGFLNQQLQC from the exons ATGGAGAAAATACAACACAAGTTTGTTAATGTTGGAGAGCTCAAATTACATGTTGCAGAGATTGGATCAG GTCCAGATGTGCTGCTGCTGCATGGATTTCCTGAAATCTGGTATTCATGGCGCCATCAGATGATTGCCTTAGCAGATGCAGGATTTCATGCAATTGCACCTGACTTCAGGGGTTTTGGACTCTCTGATCAGCCTTCTCAAATTGAGAATGCCAGCTTTGTGGATCTGGTGGAAGACCTGGCAAACCTTGTGGATGCCTTAGGTATTCAGAAA GTATTTGTTGTGGGTAAGGATTTTGGAGCAGGGATTGCATATTATTTCTACCTCCTTCACCCTGAGCGAGTGAGAGGCATTGTAACATTGGGCGTACCTTATATTAGGCCTGGTCCACAAACCATTCACTTGGATTCCTTTCCTCAAGGATTTTATATTAGACATTGGCAG GAGCCTGGAAAAGGTTTGGCAGATTTTGGGCGTTTTGATGTAAAAGCAGTGGTAAGGAATACATATACCCTTTTCTCTGGAAGTGAACTACCAGTAGCAGAGGAGGGTAAAGAGATCATGGACCTCTATGACCCTGCAACTCCTCTGCCATCTTGGTTTACTGAGGATGACCTGAAAACATACTCAAGCCTGTATGAGAAATCAGGTTTTGCTTACCCTCTGCAACTTACATACGTTGGCATTTCCAG GAACTGGGGCAAACTGGAGGAGATCACAGACTATACTATTAAAAGTCCCAGCTTTGTGATAATGGGTACCAAAGACTATATCCTAAAATTTCCAGGAATGGAGTATTACATCAATAGTGAGATGCTCAAGTCCGATGTCCCCAATCTGGAGGTCCAATTCTTGTCCGAGGGAAGTCACTTTGTTCAAGAACAATTCCCGCAGGAAGTGAATAAGCTTCTAATTGGCTTCCTCAATCAGCAGTTGCAATGctaa
- the LOC131029939 gene encoding uncharacterized protein LOC131029939 isoform X2, translating into MEKIQHKFVNVGELKLHVAEIGSGPDVLLLHGFPEIWYSWRHQMIALADAGFHAIAPDFRGFGLSDQPSQIENASFVDLVEDLANLVDALGIQKDFGAGIAYYFYLLHPERVRGIVTLGVPYIRPGPQTIHLDSFPQGFYIRHWQEPGKGLADFGRFDVKAVVRNTYTLFSGSELPVAEEGKEIMDLYDPATPLPSWFTEDDLKTYSSLYEKSGFAYPLQLTYVGISRNWGKLEEITDYTIKSPSFVIMGTKDYILKFPGMEYYINSEMLKSDVPNLEVQFLSEGSHFVQEQFPQEVNKLLIGFLNQQLQC; encoded by the exons ATGGAGAAAATACAACACAAGTTTGTTAATGTTGGAGAGCTCAAATTACATGTTGCAGAGATTGGATCAG GTCCAGATGTGCTGCTGCTGCATGGATTTCCTGAAATCTGGTATTCATGGCGCCATCAGATGATTGCCTTAGCAGATGCAGGATTTCATGCAATTGCACCTGACTTCAGGGGTTTTGGACTCTCTGATCAGCCTTCTCAAATTGAGAATGCCAGCTTTGTGGATCTGGTGGAAGACCTGGCAAACCTTGTGGATGCCTTAGGTATTCAGAAA GATTTTGGAGCAGGGATTGCATATTATTTCTACCTCCTTCACCCTGAGCGAGTGAGAGGCATTGTAACATTGGGCGTACCTTATATTAGGCCTGGTCCACAAACCATTCACTTGGATTCCTTTCCTCAAGGATTTTATATTAGACATTGGCAG GAGCCTGGAAAAGGTTTGGCAGATTTTGGGCGTTTTGATGTAAAAGCAGTGGTAAGGAATACATATACCCTTTTCTCTGGAAGTGAACTACCAGTAGCAGAGGAGGGTAAAGAGATCATGGACCTCTATGACCCTGCAACTCCTCTGCCATCTTGGTTTACTGAGGATGACCTGAAAACATACTCAAGCCTGTATGAGAAATCAGGTTTTGCTTACCCTCTGCAACTTACATACGTTGGCATTTCCAG GAACTGGGGCAAACTGGAGGAGATCACAGACTATACTATTAAAAGTCCCAGCTTTGTGATAATGGGTACCAAAGACTATATCCTAAAATTTCCAGGAATGGAGTATTACATCAATAGTGAGATGCTCAAGTCCGATGTCCCCAATCTGGAGGTCCAATTCTTGTCCGAGGGAAGTCACTTTGTTCAAGAACAATTCCCGCAGGAAGTGAATAAGCTTCTAATTGGCTTCCTCAATCAGCAGTTGCAATGctaa